In the genome of Pristis pectinata isolate sPriPec2 chromosome 10, sPriPec2.1.pri, whole genome shotgun sequence, one region contains:
- the rhag gene encoding ammonium transporter Rh type A yields MPATYSTNMRSKFPILAILLEIVIIILYGVFITYDDGASPGITSNNTTADELYKAYPSFQDVHVMIFVGFGFLMTFLKRYGFSSVGFNLLIAAFGLQWGTLMQGWLHHLKDGQIKVNIFSLINADFSTATVLISFGAVLGKTSPVQLLIMTLLEITIFAVNEHLVTETLKAKDVGASMTIHAFGAYFGLVVARVLHRPGLQDSQENEGSEYHSDLFAMIGTLFLWMFWPSFNSAIVESPDGQYRAIINTYYSLAACVLTAYALSCLVDKKGKLNMVHIQNATLAGGVAAGTSADMMIFPYGGLLIGFIAGIVSTVGFKYLTPILDSKLKLHDTCGVHNLHGLPGIIGGLAGVIGAAMANKGLYGNSLYSTFPELETRTAIQQAGYQAAGLGASLALALIGGLITGLILRIPIWAQPPDQNCFDDHIYWEVPDSENDHNELLSSEHGKHKTNAEA; encoded by the exons ATGCCTGCAACCTACTCTACCAACATGCGTTCAAAGTTTCCTATCCTGGCAATATTGCTGGAAATTGTGATCATTATTTTATATGGAGTTTTTATTACATATGATGATGGAGCTAGTCCTGGAATTACTTCTAATAACACCACCGCAGACGAACTCTACAAAGCATACCCAA GTTTCCAAGATGTGCATGTCATGATCTTTGTTGGATTTGGCTTTCTAATGACTTTTTTGAAGAGATATGGATTCAGCAGTGTAGGATTCAACTTGCTCATTGCTGCCTTTGGTCTTCAGTGGGGTACACTGATGCAAGGCTGGTTGCACCATTTAAAAGATGGACAAATCAAAGTCAACATTTTCAG CTTAATCAACGCAGACTTCAGCACAGCAACAGTCCTGATTTCATTTGGAGCAGTCTTGGGGAAGACTAGTCCAGTCCAACTTCTGATCATGACTCTGTTGGAGATTACAATATTTGCTGTCAATGAGCACCTTGTTACTGAGACCCTGAAG GCCAAAGATGTTGGTGCATCAATGACGATTCATGCATTTGGTGCATACTTTGGCCTGGTTGTTGCTCGAGTTCTACACAGACCAGGTTTGCAAGATAGCCAAGAAAATGAAGGGTCTGAATATCACTCAGATTTATTTGCTATGATTG GTACTCTCTTCTTATGGATGTTTTGGCCAAGCTTTAATTCTGCCATTGTAGAATCTCCAGATGGGCAGTACAGAGCTATCATCAATACCTATTACTCTCTGGCTGCATGTGTGCTCACTGCCTATGCTCTCTCCTGTTTGGTTGATAAGAAAGGAAAGCTGAACATG GTTCATATACAGAATGCTACTCTGGCAGGTGGTGTAGCTGCTGGAACTTCTGCTGACATGATGATCTTTCCTTATGGAGGTCTGCTGATTGGATTTATTGCTGGAATAGTCTCTACAGTTGGATTCAAATATCTAACA CCAATTTTAGATTCTAAACTTAAATTACATGATACCTGTGGAGTACATAATCTTCATGGATTGCCCGGAATAATTGGAGGACTAGCTGGTGTAATTGGAGCAGCAATGGCCAACAAAGGTTTATACGGGAATAG TCTTTATTCAACCTTCCCTGAACTGGAAACAAGAACTGCCATTCAACAGGCTGGATACCAAGCTGCTGGGCTGGGTGCATCTCTTGCTCTGGCCCTCATTGGAGGACTTATTACAG GTCTCATTCTTCGCATTCCAATTTGGGCACAGCCACCAGACCAAAATTGTTTTGATGATCATATTTATTGGGAG